Genomic DNA from Leptospira venezuelensis:
ATTATTTATAAAGATATTACAAAAGAAGAAGAGAATCGCATTCGTAAGGAAGAAGAGAAGAAAGTCCAGGAAAACCCTCAAGTAGTTGAGGAGCCAATTCAAATTATCCCCCCTCCAACGTCTACGGAACCGGGCAGAAATAGATGGAGTGCAGTATGGCGTTCTGCAATTCTACCTGGCTGGGGACAATGGTATACTGACAATAAACTAGAGGCAAAGATCACAGGCGGGGCATTTTTAGCTAGTTTAGCTTATGCAGGATATTCCAGATCCGAAGCAGAATCTGCAAAAAGCAAATATGATGATGCAGTTTCCAAGAGTAGTACTACAGGCTCATTTATTTATGGAGGAGGTATTGCAAACTTCTACCTTCTCACCGTAGTCCCTGGAGCAAGAGCAGATTACGAAACTTCCGTTCATGCATATAACACAGCTGTGTACGTATTGGGTGGAGTGTATCTGGCTCAATTGGTTCGGACTTATTTTCTGGGAAAAGCTTGGGAGCAGGGGAATTCTGCTAATCCAGTTACCTGGACAGTTGTTCCTAAACCTGATTGGTCTGCTACAAGAGTAGGCTGGGGCGCGGAAGCAAGTTTTAGCCTCGGTTTCTAGGAATTTTGTTCGTATTTCCTTGACCCCTTAGGCCGGTACGCGAAATTGGCCAATACAGGACATACCCATGCCAATCGTATCTAAACCGCATAGAACTCCTTCCTTAAAAAAGGAACAAGCTAATAAAGCTTGGTACGTAGTCGACGCTGAAGGCAAAACCTTAGGTCGTCTCGCTTCGGAGATCGCAACTAGACTCCGCGGTAAACATAAACCTACTTTTACTCCTAACGTTGATTGTGGAGATAATATTATTGTTATCAATGCTGCTAAGGTAGCTGTGACTGGAAATAAAGAGACTCAAAAAGAATATTTCCATCACTCTCGTTATCCGGGTGGTATGACAGCTACTACTCTTCAAAACATGAGAGTAAAACAACCTGAAAAAATCCTGTATGAAGCAGTAAAAGGTATGCTTCCTAAAAGCAAACTCGGTGCTGAAATGTTAACTCATTTCAGAATTTTCCCAGGAACCGAGCATAATCTCGGCGCTCAAAAGCCGATCAAACTGGAACTCTAGGAGATATTAGAATATGGCAAGCGCCAAGGAAATCTGGGCAGTAGGTCGTCGTAAAAACGCAATCGCCCGCGTAAAATTAAAAGAAGGTTCCGGTAAGATTGTAATCAATGATAGAGATTACAAAGATTATCTGCAAAACAGCCGCTCTAATATCAAAGAAGCTATTACCGCTTTAACTCTGATGAACGTTGCTGAAAAGTTCGATCTTAAAGTAAATGTTTCCGGAGGAGGGATCATCGGACAAGTCGGAGCGATCCGTCATGCGCTTGCAAGAGTGATCTGCCGTTATAATCCCGAGTTCAGAGCTACTGTTAAAAAAGAAGGCCTTCTGACTCGTGACCCACGTATGGTGGAACGTAAAAAATACGGTCTACATAAAGCACGTAGAGGAACTCAGTTCTCTAAACGTTAATCTACGCTTTTTAGATCTATTTTTGGGAATGCCTGAAGTTCTTGCCAGCAAGACCTCGGGCATTTTCTGTTTTTAGGGGTATCATGAATTTTAAAAAAGTTTCCGAAGTCCGCAAAATCTTTTTGGATTATTTTAAGGAGAAGGGCCACACTGTAGTTCCTTCGTCTTCTCTTTTGCCTGCAGGAGATCCTACACTTCTATTCACTACTGCAGGAATGGTGCAGTTCAAACCATTATTTACCGGTGCAGTAGAACTTCCTTACACAAGAGCGACTTCTGCTCAAAAATGTTTAAGAACTACAGATCTCGAAAATGTAGGTAAAACGGAAAGACATTGTACATTTTTCGAAATGCTTGGAAACTTCAGCTTTGGAGATTATTTTAAAGAAGAAGCTATCGAATACGCGTTAGATTGTTCTGTAAATCATCTTGGATTCCCTAAGGAAAAGATCTGGATCACAGTATTCGAAAATGATGATGAAGCAGAGAAGATCTGGATTTCCAAAGGTATTCCAAAAGAAAGGATCACTCGTTTAGGCAAAAAAGATAATTTCTGGGGACCTGCAGGAGACAGCGGTGCTTGCGGACCTTGCTCTGAGTTATACTTAGATAGGGGACCTGAAAAAGCTCTCCCTGATTGTGGAGTTAAATACGAGTGTAAGCCAGGCTGCGATTGCGATCGTTTTTTAGAATTTTGGAATATAGTATTCAACCAATTCAACCAAGACACCGAAGGAAATCTTCATCCACTCAAACAAACAGGTATTGATACAGGTTCCGGATTAGAAAGAGTAGCTTTACTTTTGCAAGGCGTCGATTCCGTTTATGATACGGATGAACTTCGCGGAATCATCACAGAAGTAGAAAAAATCTCAGGAAAAACTTATAACGAATCTACAAAAGTCCCATTCAGAGTAATCACTGACCATATTCGTTCTGTATTATTCACAGTATCCGACGGGATCTATCCGGATAGAACCGGAAGAGGATACGTTATTCGTCGCTTAATCCGTAGAGCGGTATTATTCGCTAGAAAACTGGATCTAAGAGAACCATTCTTATACAAACTTGCAAAATCAGTATGTAATATTTATAAGGAAAGATATCCTGATCTGGAAAAACATATCTCCTCTGTAGAAAGAACACTTCTGGCAGAAGAAGAATTATTCCTCAAAACATTAGAGATTGGTTTGGAAAAGATAGAAGCTCTTGTTTCCAAAACCAAGTCCGAAGGTTCCAATACATTCTCCGGAAAAGATAGCTTCTTACTTTATGGAACTTATGGTTTCCCGGCAGAGATGACGGAAGAGATCGTAGCAGAGCATGGACTTTCTTTCGACAAAAAAGGTTTCGAAGAAGAATTAGAGAAGGATAGACAATCTTCTCGTGAAACTTGGAAAGCAAACAAGGTTTCCCTATTCACAGGAATAAAAACTGATAAGACCCAATTTTTGGGTTATGATGTTTTAGAAGCGGAGTCAGATCTTAAATTTATATTTTCAGATAATAAACAAGCCAACGCACTCAAAGAAGGTGAGTCAGGTGCATTGGTATTTTCTTCCAGTCCATTTTATCCGGAAGGTGGAGGACAGGTAGGAGATCTAGGATTTATCCGAAAAGGACAATCTGTCTTTAAGGTTTTGGATACCCAAAAAGAGAACGATATCATTCTTCATATTGGAACTGTTCTCTCCGGAAGTTTTTCGGTTGGAGACAAGGCCAAATTAGAAGTAGAGAAGGAAAGAAGAGAAAGACTCAAATTCCATCACTCGGGAACTCACTTATTAAACGGAGCACTTCGTTCGTTGCTTGGAAATCATGTTCTCCAAAAAGGATCTATCGTTTCTCCCGAATATCTTCGTTTTGATTTCTCTCATCCGAGCCCTTTAAGTGTAGAAGAAATCCGTAATATAGAATCCTGGGTGAACGAAAGTATCGGTCGCCATATTCCTGTAGATACTAAAGTTTTACCTATTGAAGAAGCCAAGAAAACAGGAGCCGTTGCAGCCTTCGACGAAAAATACGGAGATAGCGTAAGAGTTCTTCAGATGGGAGATCGTTCCTTGGAGTTCTGCGGCGGAACCCACGTAGGAAATACGGGAGATATCGGATACTTCTTCATAAAAAAAGAATCTAGCCCTGGCGCCGGAAACAGAAGGATAGAAGCAGTTGCGGGCCCGCTGGTTGTGGAAACCTTTCAAAACAGATTTGCAGAGTTAACCGAGTCAGTCCAAAATCTAAATCTTAAGATCAAAGAAGAGTTGGGGGCAGAAGGGACTGCTCTTTCTATAAAAACTATTATCCCTGGACCGGATGAGATCAGATCTTCATTCGAATCCAAAGGAGCAGATGCAGTAGTTTCTCTTAGAGATCTTTCCGAAGAACTGTCCCTAGAATTGGAAGAAACACAATCCAAGTTCCTGAAAGAAAAGAAAAATAAAGAATCAAAAGATTTTGAGAATAATCCGGAAGTGATCGCGCAAGTATTCGAAAATTCGAAAATGATTGGTTCTGTTAAAATTGTTTCTGCGATCTTTGAGTCCAAGGATGCAAAAGCATTAAAAGGACTTTCTGATAATATCAAAGTCAGAGAAAAGGAAATAGTCGCCATTCTTGCCAGCAAAAATACAGAAGATGCAAGTATAGTAATCACTTGCTCTTCTTCTTTGGTTGGAAAGATCCATTGTGGAGAACTCGTAAAAACTGCCTGTGAAATTTTAGGTGGAAAAGGCGGAGGAAAACCTGATATGGCTCAAGGCGGAGGAAAAGAAGTTTCCAAAGTAGAAGAAGCAGTCAGGTCTGCATTAGAAAAGGCTAGTTCCAGCTTGAACGGGGGAAAATAATATGAGCGATCCATCATTCGATGTTGTTTCAGAAATAGATAGACCTGAATTACAAAATGCGGTTACCCAAGCAATCGCAGAGATTAAAAACAGATTCGACTTTAAAGGTTCCAAGTCTGAGATCAAACTGGAAGAGGAAAATCTGACTCTTATATCTGACAACGAAGCTAAGTTAGAAAGTGTTATCGATGTTCTAATTAATAAGATGGCTAAAAGAGGACTTGGACTTAAGTCATTTGATTTTAAATCCAAATTGGAACCTGCTACAGGCAATACTGTTCGGATGAAAGTGAAAATTCGTAATGGTCTTGAAAAAGAACAGACTAAAGAAATTACTAAGATCGTAAAGGATTCTAAACTAAAAGTAATTCCTACCATTATGGGAAATTGTGTTAGGATTCAGGGAAAGAAGAAGGATGATCTTCAGGAGATCATGAAACTCTTAAAATCTGCGGATCTTCCTTTTGATGTTCAATTCCAAAATTTTAAGGGTTAATCAAAACCTTTCCGAAAGATAAGGGTCTAATTTAGGTATGAAACGTTTTACATTTCTCGCAATTATTTCTATTTTTCTGATCTCAGGACTCTCTGCAGAGGAGGAAAATCCGATCAAGTTCAAGATCGAAAAATCGTCTCCTTCTGGTTATGTTTTGAAAGTTGTTTACCCTGAAAATTTCGGGGTCCAAAAAGAAGCTCCGCATCGTATCCTACTCAATCCTGGATCCGGATTAAAAGTGGTTTCCGCGGATCTAAAACTGAAAGGTAAAACTTCATCCCGCAAAAAAGAATATTTCGAATCAGTTGAGCCTATGCAGTTAAAACTGGAAGGGAAGGGTGAACTGGAAATTCACGCGAAAATTTTTTACTGCGATTATAACAGGAATATTTGTATTCCGGGAAAGATATTACAAAAAGAGACAATCCAATAATTAAATAGAATATGTTTGGAAAGAAAAAGCGGCAATATAGCCGCTTTTTTTATTGGAATTTGATTGTAGAAGTTCCTAGATCGTCGCGATTTAAATTACTTCTTAATTTCTATTTTTAGATCTGGTTGAGATACATGGAAGAGATAGTATGTCTTTCCATTAATTGGTTTGGAAACTTTTACGAACTTCCCTTTTGAATCCACTAACTCTTTCAGGAATTTGCGGTCTGTCGGACGAAATGAATCTCCCTTCTCCGCTATAAAAAGATTTAAGGCTCTTTTTTTAGCAAGATCCAATGCTTCGCTTTCGTTACCATCCAAGGAAGATACAACTACTTGATAAGTAGAAGAACTGATAAAACCTTCGGTTGCTTTAACAAATTGGTCATCTTCAGTCGGAGCGGATTCCTCTACTACATTCTTAGATGTTTCTTTTTTAGGTTCTTCCGTTTGAGGTGTTTTACATACGGAGATGAGAGAAACGATTAGTAATGCGAAAATCGTTTTTGTATGCATAGCGTTAGATTCCTTCGTTATGGAATTATTTTAGATTCTAAAGTTCGCTTGAGTAAATCCGCATCCACAACTCTAAAAACAAAAATGCAGCTTTTAGGGTCGCTATAATCTTCTCTGTATAAGAACAGTTTATCCAAAAGCCAAGCGAAAGAAGCTCGGTAGGTTAAATAATCAGCATTTACGATTTCCGTCTTCTTCTTTTCTTTTTTTTCTTCCGGAGCATCGTCTTCTACTGGGGTTTGTACGTTTTGGGTAGCGATAGATGCTGTACCCATAGGAGAATTAGACTTGGTTCGAACTGCTTGGGGAGGTCCAGGGGGCGCCTCATATTTGGGGACTGTTGAATTGACCCCGACCCCGATCCAAGTTTTTTTTTCTTCTGAGACTTGAGCCAATAGCAAGTTCACCGATATCTCGTCTCTTTTACGGATCGCTCTCGCCTTACAATCTTCTCTCAACGCTAATAAAGGTTTTTCCTGATTTGGGACCGGAACAGTTACCACTACTTGGAAATAATCGTGAGAAATAAAACCGGAGTCGCTTAGATTATCCCAAACCTTTCTTCTGTATTCAGGATCTGCAGGCTCGCAATGTACTAAAAAAAATGTCAGGAATAAGACCGACAAAACCCGCAACATAGTTCCTAGTTTAAAGCTCCCCTCTACAAAAACCAGCGGGATTTTTTCCCGGTATCTTCTGGACAACATAACTTTTAGGGGAAATCTTGTTGGTTATGTGGGAATATCTTTCCAAGTCAGTCATTTCTCGTTTCAGCTTTTTGTTTTTTACTCTTTGCATTTTTATAAACTTCGAAGCCTCGGCTAATGAAGACATCTTCTCGGAGATTCGAACTACTTTGGAATCCAGAGTGAAAAAGGTAACTTTGAAGAATGGGATCAGGCTTCTCATGATGAAAAGAGCCGATTCTCCTACAGTTGCAGTTTATACCAAATTTTTGGTAGGTGCTGCAGACGAAACTCCTGAGATTGCGGGAACCGCTCACCTTTTGGAGCATATGCTTTTTAAGGGTACTAAAAATATCGGTGTCACTGATGCCAAAAAAGAAAAAGTATATTTGGACCAGATCCGAGTTTGGGGAAAACGTTTAGATTCTTATCGTTTGCAAGAAAGAGAACTTGCTGCCAAAGGCGAGCCTGTTCCGGAACAACTCATCAAAGATAAAAATATCTTAGAAGTCAGATTTAAAAATCTGCTGGAACTCCATCGTAAGTTTGTGGTTTCGAACGAAGACTCTTACATCTACGAGAAGAATGGAGGCACTGGCTTTAATGCATATACTACCAACGATGTAACAAATTACCAAATTTTACTTCCCGCAAATAGATTAGAGATCTGGGCAAAACTGGAATCGGATAGATTAAAAGATCCTATATTACGAGAATATTATACTGAAAGGGATGTGGTCCTGGAAGAACGCAGGATGAGAGTAGAGAACCAAGGAATGGGAATACTGAGAGAGAAATTTTTAGGAGCCGCTTTCCCAAAACATTCTTATGGAATGCCTGTAATCGGTTACGAATCGAATCTTCCTTTTTTGGACATTGATAAAACAGAAGAATTTTTCAAAAAGAATTATAGGCCTCATAAGATGGCCATCGGAATTGTAGGAGACTTAGATTTCGATAAGACAGAAAAATTAGTCCGAAAATATTTCGAAGATATTCCGGATGGACCTTCTCCAAAACTCTCTCATGAGTCAGAAAGTTTTGATCATGAAACTAGAAGAGTGACTGTAAAACATTCTTCCGGTCCTATGAAAGTGATGGGTTGGTTGACTCCCGCCTCCCCTCATCCTGATAAACCTGTTTTGGAATTAATAGATGCAGTCTTATCCCAAGGCGAGACCGGAAGATTATACAAACGACTTGTGCTTAGAGACAAACTTGCACAAAGAGTTGCATGTTGGACAGGAGAGCCTGGAGAAAGATACCCAAGCCTTTTCGCAATTTATGTGAACAATGTAAGAGGCGCAGACCCGGATAAGATAGAATCTTCGATCTTGGAAGAAATTGAAACTCTCAAAAAAGAAGCGGTTACTATAGAAGAATTAGCGAAGATCAAAAATCAGATCGTTGCCGACTATATTAGGGGTTTGAATAGCAATTCTAAACTTGCGGATGTTCTTACTTATTATGAATTAGTGGCCGGGGATTGGACAGAAATTTTCGACGATTACGCGCGATTGGATAGAGTCACTCCGGAAGATATCATGAGAGTAACCCAGAAATATTTCACACCTCGAAATCTGACCATTGGCGATCTTATTAATTCTGACGGAGAGAAAAAATGAATATTCTAAAAAGATTAATTATCTCCGTTTCTATAATTCTTTTCTCCTTCGTTAGCTCTGAAGCTGCCCCTGGAGATTTCGTAAAAGACGTAAAGATTCCAGCCTTAGAATTTCATTTTCCTGAAATTAAAGAGATTGGAAAGGATTCGAATACTCGAATTTTGTATTTGGAAAACTCCGAGTTTCCGATCAAAACTCTGGAAATCACATTTTACGCAGGGCCTTCTTACTTTACTAAGACCTCTTTCGAGTTAGTCGAAATTTTTCCCGAGGCTTGGAAGAAGGGAGGAACAACCTCGCATCCTGGCGAAAGTTTTGCAGAAGTCTGGGAATCTTATGGCTCTAAGTTAAGAGTAGATTCTGATTTGGACACGGTAACTTTAACTTTTTCTTGGCTTTCCAGATATGACCAAGAATCCAAGGCACTGATCGCAGAATTTTTGAAGCAGCCAATTTTTGGAAAAGAAGCTTTCGAGATCGCAAGATTACAATTAAGCGAACAGATCAAAAGAAGAAACGATAATATTGTAGGTCTTGCTTTTAGAAAGGCAAATGAGCTTGTTTATCAAGGGAAAGTAAAAGGTAAGTCGCTTTCTCTGACAGCACTCGACGATTTAAAAGAAGAAGATCTAGAAGTATATTATAAAAATCAATTATTGAGTTCCAGACGTTCGATACTTATAAGTGGCAAGTGGAATCAGGAAGAGATCCCTCAATTTTTAGGAGATATTTTGCCCGCATTTTCGGGAACTCCGGTAATGGATTCCCAGGGTTCCAGTCCGGATGAGTTGAATAAAAATCTAAAGCAGAAAGAAATTAAGAATCTGATCATAGACAAGGACAATACTCAAAACGTGGTCTTATTCTTAGGAGTAGGACCTGCTCATAACGATAAAGATTTTTATGCAGTTCAGGTTTTGAATTATTTAGTGGGAGGTGGAGGATTTACTTCTTACTTCATGAGCAAAATCCGCTCGGACAAGGGGCTCGCTTACTCTTCTTCTAGTCATCCAGTGTTCGAAAAAGATCACTCAGTGATTTACTTTTTTACTCAGACAAAATCCAAAAGTACCATGGAAGTTTATAATCTCATGGGGGAAATTTTGGGAGATTCTACTTTCTCTAATATAAGTGAAGAAGAATTAAAAAATGCAAAAGAAGCGATTCTTAATAAATTTATCTTCTTATTTACCGACTCTGTAGAAATTCTTAGGAACGAAGTTCGATTTAGAGAACATAAAATGCCAAAGGATTATCTCAAAAATTATAGAGATAAAATCCAAAATGTTACTCTTGAAGATCTGAGAAGAGTTGGTAAAATATATTTTAGAAGAGATAAACTGACAGCAGTGATCTCTGGACCAAAATCTTCCGTCTCTTCTGAGCTACCTGGACAAAAAACGATCGGTCCGGAAGATCCGATCCCATAATGGATTGTAAGTTCGAACATAAGGGATATTTATTCGAAGGGATTTCGGAAGGAGGGATTCGCACCTCCATTGTAATGCCTCGTTTGAGTTTGATGTTCGATATAGGACATCAGAATCCGAACCGTATCAATATAGAGAGATTATTATTAACTCATGCGCATTTGGATCATTCTGCAGGAATCCCTTATTATATTTCGCAAAGGTCTTTACGTAAGTTAGGACCTCCTAAAATATATCTTCCTAAAACGTTAGAAGCTCCTATGAGAGAAATTTTATCTCTCTATTCTAAGATAGAAGATTTTCCTTACTCTTATGAGATGAAAGGATTGGAAGAAGGAGAAGAAATAGAAATAGATGCATACCATTTTTTTAAAGTATGGAAAACATTTCATAGAGTGGATTCCCAGGGTTATACAATCTATGAAAGAAAGAAAAAGTTAAGATCTGAGTTTATTGGATTAGATCGAAATGAACTTTTGAAAAAGAAAGAAGAAGGTATCGACGTTGACGAATTTCATTCTAAGCCTGTAGTCAGTTTTTCGGGAGATACCAAAATTGAATATGTGCTGACCCATAAGGATGTAGCAGAATCAGAAATCTTATTTTTAGAATGTACATATATAGATCATGAAAGGAATGTAGAGAATGCAAGAGAGTGGGGGCATATCCATCTGGATGAAATCTTACATCATATCTCCTCCTTTAAAAATGAAAAAATAGTCCTGATCCATTTTTCGAAACGTTATCCTCCTGCTTATATTCGAAAAATCTTATCTAAAAGACTCCCTCCCTCCGAAAGAGATAGGATACATCTTTTCCTCCCTGAATAATATGGCCTCTCAAAACCCTAAACAGAAATACGGGACTTCCATTTACAAGGAAGGGTTGGAAGATTGGATCCATTCAGAATTAATAAAACGTCCTTATGAATGGCTTGAGGATCTGGAGAAAAGAGCTTCTCAAAACAAATTTCCGGTGTTAACACCTGCATCGGGGGCGGTGCTCGCATTTTTAGCTTCTTCATGGGATCCGGATACAATTTTGGAGTTAGGGACCGGTTATGGGATCTCCTTAATCTGGCTTATCTCTGCAGTTAGAAAAGATACAAAGATCCAAACGGTGGATAGAGAAGTAGACTTCATTCAAGTGGCGAAAGAATTTTTTGCCAGGATAGAGCCCAACTCTAATCGAGTAGAATTTACAAATGCGGACTGTTCAGAGGTTGCAAAGGAATTTTTAGAACCTTCTTCCTCGGATCGGAAAGAACTGATATTTGTGGATTGTGATAAGATCCGTTATCCGGAAATTTTAGAGATGATCCTGGAAGGAGGTAAAACCAGAAATCTAAGAGTGATCTACGATAATGTACTTTGGCATGGAAGGATTGCCGATCCTGAAAACCAAGCATCTTCTGACCGGGCGGTGCGCCAATTATGGTCCCTAATCAAAAATTCTAAGATAGAATACACCTTATTCCCTGTTGGTGACGGAATATTATGTTTCGATTTTAAGCAATAAAAAGCTTGTTTGCTTCTTAAGCGTTGTGTTATATTACCGCGAAGGGTCGATCACATGACAAAAATTTCTTTCCCTCGGATCGTCGCGGTTCTTGCGGCATTCTTTATAATTTCGTACGGCGTATCAGCACAAAATAAACCTACAAGTAATGACGGTAAGGGTTCTACCTTGGCCAACGCGGCCGAAGATCCTAAATACCAGGGAGATTATTTGGAGGAATTTCATTTTGCCAGAACCTTGGATTCCACTCAGAACAAGATCAAAGGTGATTTAGGTGCTTTGGAAGTGGTGGTAAAAAATTTCGGATCTCAGGTATCTAACTCTCAACAGGACTTCGATACTATCTGGAAAAAATACAACGAAGCATATCGATATTCTTTAATGCGCAAATATGTTGTCGCTGGCCGTAAGATGAAAGAAACGGAAGACGAGACAAACAAGCTATATGGAAAATTCTCCGATCTTTATAACCAAAAAGTGGATCAGTTATTGGGAGAATGTGCGGATGCGATTGTTTCCATAGAGCAAAAGTCCGGACCTGGAGCCGCTGCAAAAGGGTATGCTGGAAGAGAAGTTTCCAATAACCAACACAAACTTCAGATTGCTTATTACCAATTTATCCAAGCGGAGAAGATGAGAAGGGACTCCAGATTTAAGGATAGCCTGATGCATCTTAGGATCGCAAAAGAATACGGAATTTCTATCCTCAGCAAATTGAAAACTGAAGAGGAAAGTAAAAATGTCCGGGAGAAATACAAAGTGGATTTAAGCGATAACCGCAATATGGTTTACGCAGAATCTAAACTTTAAAAGACCTCCAATCCGAAAACATTCGGATTCCTTCCTTGACGTATCACATGGGGATAACAGGCTGTGCCTGATATCCCCGGAGAAATAAATTTCCATACGTGATACGAAAAATTTTATTTATTCCATTATTGTTCATTTTTTCGTTCCCGGTTTCTTCTCAAGAAACAACCCCGAAAAGAACCTATAATATAGTTATAGATCCAGGCCATGGCGGTTTGGATTTAAAGCCTAAAGAAGAACACGGAGATAAATACGATCCTATCTCTAATAAATACCTGGAACCTTATAAAGC
This window encodes:
- the alaS gene encoding alanine--tRNA ligase, which produces MNFKKVSEVRKIFLDYFKEKGHTVVPSSSLLPAGDPTLLFTTAGMVQFKPLFTGAVELPYTRATSAQKCLRTTDLENVGKTERHCTFFEMLGNFSFGDYFKEEAIEYALDCSVNHLGFPKEKIWITVFENDDEAEKIWISKGIPKERITRLGKKDNFWGPAGDSGACGPCSELYLDRGPEKALPDCGVKYECKPGCDCDRFLEFWNIVFNQFNQDTEGNLHPLKQTGIDTGSGLERVALLLQGVDSVYDTDELRGIITEVEKISGKTYNESTKVPFRVITDHIRSVLFTVSDGIYPDRTGRGYVIRRLIRRAVLFARKLDLREPFLYKLAKSVCNIYKERYPDLEKHISSVERTLLAEEELFLKTLEIGLEKIEALVSKTKSEGSNTFSGKDSFLLYGTYGFPAEMTEEIVAEHGLSFDKKGFEEELEKDRQSSRETWKANKVSLFTGIKTDKTQFLGYDVLEAESDLKFIFSDNKQANALKEGESGALVFSSSPFYPEGGGQVGDLGFIRKGQSVFKVLDTQKENDIILHIGTVLSGSFSVGDKAKLEVEKERRERLKFHHSGTHLLNGALRSLLGNHVLQKGSIVSPEYLRFDFSHPSPLSVEEIRNIESWVNESIGRHIPVDTKVLPIEEAKKTGAVAAFDEKYGDSVRVLQMGDRSLEFCGGTHVGNTGDIGYFFIKKESSPGAGNRRIEAVAGPLVVETFQNRFAELTESVQNLNLKIKEELGAEGTALSIKTIIPGPDEIRSSFESKGADAVVSLRDLSEELSLELEETQSKFLKEKKNKESKDFENNPEVIAQVFENSKMIGSVKIVSAIFESKDAKALKGLSDNIKVREKEIVAILASKNTEDASIVITCSSSLVGKIHCGELVKTACEILGGKGGGKPDMAQGGGKEVSKVEEAVRSALEKASSSLNGGK
- the rpsI gene encoding 30S ribosomal protein S9 translates to MASAKEIWAVGRRKNAIARVKLKEGSGKIVINDRDYKDYLQNSRSNIKEAITALTLMNVAEKFDLKVNVSGGGIIGQVGAIRHALARVICRYNPEFRATVKKEGLLTRDPRMVERKKYGLHKARRGTQFSKR
- a CDS encoding LA_0442/LA_0875 N-terminal domain-containing protein, producing MRPNLKVRSIIFFLLVLFLTPSLLFADQTILLRKGGKVIGNVVGQNEKTITVQSETGKQIINKREILKIIYKDITKEEENRIRKEEEKKVQENPQVVEEPIQIIPPPTSTEPGRNRWSAVWRSAILPGWGQWYTDNKLEAKITGGAFLASLAYAGYSRSEAESAKSKYDDAVSKSSTTGSFIYGGGIANFYLLTVVPGARADYETSVHAYNTAVYVLGGVYLAQLVRTYFLGKAWEQGNSANPVTWTVVPKPDWSATRVGWGAEASFSLGF
- a CDS encoding YajQ family cyclic di-GMP-binding protein translates to MSDPSFDVVSEIDRPELQNAVTQAIAEIKNRFDFKGSKSEIKLEEENLTLISDNEAKLESVIDVLINKMAKRGLGLKSFDFKSKLEPATGNTVRMKVKIRNGLEKEQTKEITKIVKDSKLKVIPTIMGNCVRIQGKKKDDLQEIMKLLKSADLPFDVQFQNFKG
- the rplM gene encoding 50S ribosomal protein L13, which codes for MPIVSKPHRTPSLKKEQANKAWYVVDAEGKTLGRLASEIATRLRGKHKPTFTPNVDCGDNIIVINAAKVAVTGNKETQKEYFHHSRYPGGMTATTLQNMRVKQPEKILYEAVKGMLPKSKLGAEMLTHFRIFPGTEHNLGAQKPIKLEL
- a CDS encoding M16 family metallopeptidase is translated as MWEYLSKSVISRFSFLFFTLCIFINFEASANEDIFSEIRTTLESRVKKVTLKNGIRLLMMKRADSPTVAVYTKFLVGAADETPEIAGTAHLLEHMLFKGTKNIGVTDAKKEKVYLDQIRVWGKRLDSYRLQERELAAKGEPVPEQLIKDKNILEVRFKNLLELHRKFVVSNEDSYIYEKNGGTGFNAYTTNDVTNYQILLPANRLEIWAKLESDRLKDPILREYYTERDVVLEERRMRVENQGMGILREKFLGAAFPKHSYGMPVIGYESNLPFLDIDKTEEFFKKNYRPHKMAIGIVGDLDFDKTEKLVRKYFEDIPDGPSPKLSHESESFDHETRRVTVKHSSGPMKVMGWLTPASPHPDKPVLELIDAVLSQGETGRLYKRLVLRDKLAQRVACWTGEPGERYPSLFAIYVNNVRGADPDKIESSILEEIETLKKEAVTIEELAKIKNQIVADYIRGLNSNSKLADVLTYYELVAGDWTEIFDDYARLDRVTPEDIMRVTQKYFTPRNLTIGDLINSDGEKK
- a CDS encoding M16 family metallopeptidase — translated: MNILKRLIISVSIILFSFVSSEAAPGDFVKDVKIPALEFHFPEIKEIGKDSNTRILYLENSEFPIKTLEITFYAGPSYFTKTSFELVEIFPEAWKKGGTTSHPGESFAEVWESYGSKLRVDSDLDTVTLTFSWLSRYDQESKALIAEFLKQPIFGKEAFEIARLQLSEQIKRRNDNIVGLAFRKANELVYQGKVKGKSLSLTALDDLKEEDLEVYYKNQLLSSRRSILISGKWNQEEIPQFLGDILPAFSGTPVMDSQGSSPDELNKNLKQKEIKNLIIDKDNTQNVVLFLGVGPAHNDKDFYAVQVLNYLVGGGGFTSYFMSKIRSDKGLAYSSSSHPVFEKDHSVIYFFTQTKSKSTMEVYNLMGEILGDSTFSNISEEELKNAKEAILNKFIFLFTDSVEILRNEVRFREHKMPKDYLKNYRDKIQNVTLEDLRRVGKIYFRRDKLTAVISGPKSSVSSELPGQKTIGPEDPIP
- a CDS encoding MBL fold metallo-hydrolase; the protein is MDCKFEHKGYLFEGISEGGIRTSIVMPRLSLMFDIGHQNPNRINIERLLLTHAHLDHSAGIPYYISQRSLRKLGPPKIYLPKTLEAPMREILSLYSKIEDFPYSYEMKGLEEGEEIEIDAYHFFKVWKTFHRVDSQGYTIYERKKKLRSEFIGLDRNELLKKKEEGIDVDEFHSKPVVSFSGDTKIEYVLTHKDVAESEILFLECTYIDHERNVENAREWGHIHLDEILHHISSFKNEKIVLIHFSKRYPPAYIRKILSKRLPPSERDRIHLFLPE
- the mpl17 gene encoding cell surface protein MPL17, with the protein product MKRFTFLAIISIFLISGLSAEEENPIKFKIEKSSPSGYVLKVVYPENFGVQKEAPHRILLNPGSGLKVVSADLKLKGKTSSRKKEYFESVEPMQLKLEGKGELEIHAKIFYCDYNRNICIPGKILQKETIQ
- a CDS encoding lipoprotein; amino-acid sequence: MHTKTIFALLIVSLISVCKTPQTEEPKKETSKNVVEESAPTEDDQFVKATEGFISSSTYQVVVSSLDGNESEALDLAKKRALNLFIAEKGDSFRPTDRKFLKELVDSKGKFVKVSKPINGKTYYLFHVSQPDLKIEIKK